A region of the Vanrija pseudolonga chromosome 2, complete sequence genome:
cccccaccaccgcgtGCTGGTCATTGAGGGCGGGCCGTCCGACTTCAACAttgacgaggtgctcgacctgCGCAAGTGGCtcacgctgctcggcggcgacctcgactaCGACTACGGTACGACCGAGCAGCCCATGGGTAACAGCCACATCCGGCACTCGCGCGCCAAGGTGCTCGGCGGGTGCAGCTCGCACAACACGCTCATCTCGTTCCGCCCGTTCAAGCGTGACATGGACGGCTGGGTCGCAAAGGGCTGCAAGGGGTGGGACTTTGACACGGTCATGCGCCTCATCGACAAGCTCCGCAACACGGTCCAGGTCGTGCATGAGAACCACCAGAAccagctcgtcaaggactgggtgagctcgtgctcgtcggcgctcgacatCCCCGTCATCAACGACTTCAACAAGACGATCCGCAAAGACGGCAAGCTGCACGAGGGCGTCGGCTTCTTCTCGGTCTCCTACAACCCCGACGATGGCAAGCGCTCTTCCGCGTCAGTGGCGTACATCCACCCTAttctgcgcggcgacgaaTCCCGCTCCAACCTCACGATCCTCACCGAGGCATGGGTGTCCAAGGTCAATGTCGAGaacggcgccgcgacgggcgTCAACGTGACCCTCAAGAACGGGCAGCGCATCACCGTCAAGCCTCGGAAGGGAGGCGAGATcatccttgccgccggcgcggtcgacacGCCCCGCCTCATGCTCCACTCGGGTCTGGGACCCCGCGGCCAGCTCCAGTCGCTCGGCATTCCCGtggtcgccgacctggcAGGCGTCGGCGAGAACCTGCTCGACCACCCCGAGACCATCATCATGTGGGAGCTCAACAAGCCCGTGCCGCAGGATCAGACAACGATGGACTCGGACGCGGGCGTCTtcctgcgccgcgagggcgcaGCCACCGACGTGGACGACGCAGCAGACATCATGATGCACTGCTACCAGATCCCCTTCACGCTCAACACTGAGCGCCTGGGCTACCGCACCATCAAGGACCGGTATGCCTTCTGCATGACGCCCAACATCCCGCGCCCGCGATCGCGCGGACGGCTGTACCTCACCTCTGCGGACCCGTACGTCAAGCCCGCGCTCGACTTCCGCTACTTTACCGACCCGGAGGGGTACGACGCTGCGACGTTCGTGGCGGGCATCAAGGCCGCGCGCAAGGTAGCCAAGCAGAGCCCGTTCAAGGAGTggctcaaggaggaggtggcCCCCGGCCCGGGCTGCACGACCGACGAGCAGATCAGCGAgtacgcccgccgcgccgcgcacacgGTGTATCACCCCGCCGGCACGACCAAGATGGGCGACACGGCCCGCGACCCGTACGCtgtcgtcgaccccgagctcaaggtcAAGGGCATCAAGGGCCTGCGTatcgccgacgcgggcgtCTTCCCCGACATGGTGTCCATCAACCCCATGCTGACTGTGCTTGCTGTGGGCGAgaacgccgccgagcttATTGCGAAGAGCAAGGGATGGAagggcgacgccgctgccaggCTGTAAgcggccagcgagcgagcggccgaggagcAAAAGAACCGACGGGCTCGACAACGCCCACTGTAACCTAGTAGTAGTATCCAGGCTCGGTCTGCCGATCGGCCGTGTAGCGCGTACCtagtagcagcagcaacaacatgATGCGTAGCAATAGTATATGCAATCTTTCATCGTGCGTGCGATGGGGAGGGAAGTGTGGTGCGCTTCGGCGATGTCCTAGGGCCATGACTCACTCACCACCCCCGGTACCGGTtccagcggcgccgcgttGCCCATCATGCATCGTGCTGCGAGTGACGGTGTCGACGGGGAGCGAGGCTCGGGATGCTCTCTCATTACGCAGCGGCGAAGCGGCGACGCATTCTAGGGACCCGAGCGCGATGGGtgtcgcgacgacgccgctagctagctagccaGCCATGTAGCTACCCCGCACCGAGATTGCATCCAGaaaggaggaggacgtgtTGAGTAGAGCATTAGTTGGAGACCCTGTAGGGGTTGCTGTTTGTATGCACTATGCACATACACGGCGAAGAACGGCTCGTGTTGGAGTGATGGGACCCAGGAGGGCCGCCCCgaaccccccccccccccccgcaGCGCTCCCCAGtcaccgcctccacctccactttcTTCAGCCCCCGACTCCTctcatctcgtcgtcgcatCCACCCTCTCACCCATTTAATGCCAAAGCACGCGCTCAGCTTCAAGCACCTAATAGCCACCAGTtcaaagcagcagcagcaccgcccAGCTCCCGAGCGATCCGTAAACGACCTTTTATCGTCGTCACGCCGTgcccagccgcagcagcacgaggcgcaggacgacgccgctgggCGGCAGCTGCCCCCGCATCTGAGGGGACAGCGGGTatgggcgccgagcgcggtcGACCCCGCGCTGGAGATTGACAGTGGCGCTGTCCATCCGTGGGTCGGCTTCCTCCTTAACACGCCGTccaagctgacgccgcagggGTGAGCTCTTACGGCGAGCTGAGCAAGCGCATCGAGCAGCCGCGAGGTCCGTTGCTggaccagcaccaccgccatcaTGGCGCCCATCAACGGCCAAGCCAAGCGAAACCGGTCCACCTGCCCCGCCAGAtaggcgcgcgacgacgtacgACCTGCTATCGGCGGCTGCGGTGCTCGGCGAtaacgccgcctcgccgtggCCGCTGAAAGGCGCGCCACGCCTCGTCGACTGCTGCGTCGGACTCGTGCTCAAGCTCTTGCATAGCACCGAAGTGATCGCCGACGAAGACGGCGCAGGGAGAATGACCCTCGGAGACGCCGTTCTCGAGACgacgcgcgagctcgacctccgcCTGCGCTATCTCGTCATCCGGCGAgcggcgctcctcccgcACGGCGATCCGCAGCGGCTTGCGGACCGCCAGATCCGCGGGCTGCTCGAATATGACGCGGGTGCAAGGGCATcagtgcagcagcaggtcgtcgaggatgatgacGATTGGGATGCGTTGGGTGACACCGACGCCCTCCcgcacctcgcgctcaccacccacccatccccgatcccgctgctgcgcgacgtgCCGCGCATGCAAGCGCTGGCACTGACATCCCTCGACCTTGCGTACTGCACCCTCCCGGCCGACCTGGATCGCCTGGTCGCTGTTCTCCCGTCTGGCCTGAGGACACTCGGCCTGCGCggggtgcgcgcgccgaaGCCTTCAGACGTCACCAACCTCTGGGTGCACGGTATGAACAGCCTCGGGCGCAAGCTCATCGTGCTGAGGGTGGGTTTGTGATCTTTCTTTCAGGCTGACCGGAGCAGACCCTCGACCTCTCAGAGTTCCCTGCGACGTCCGCTGCCCTCCTCACACTCCTCAAGGCACTTCTTCAGCCTGTAGGGACCCACCTGCCGTCCCTCCGCGTCCTGGGGCTCGCTGGTGTTCTTGATCAAGACGAGAGCAACGCAACGAGAATGGTCACAAAGCGCGCCGTGTCAGAGATCCTGAAGAGTGACGGCGAGCGTACACATTGGGTCGAGGTGTTGTGGGAGTAATTGGGAGCCGGTGTGGAGCCCAGCCGCCAACTAGGGGCCCTGGCACACACACCCCATCGACCCAAACGGAATAGCATAGACAGTTAGATCATTCATTGTACATCATGCAGCCAGCTCATGTGGCCACCTCTtgcggccagctcgagcggccAGCTcaagcgagcgaggtgcCGAACAGCCATGACGCCTCATAAACGTGCCATCATCGCGAGGCAGGATGGTGCACAAC
Encoded here:
- the codA gene encoding Choline oxidase — its product is MDTPTTIPASATTDYYDYIVVGGGTAGCVLASRLTTYLPHHRVLVIEGGPSDFNIDEVLDLRKWLTLLGGDLDYDYGTTEQPMGNSHIRHSRAKVLGGCSSHNTLISFRPFKRDMDGWVAKGCKGWDFDTVMRLIDKLRNTVQVVHENHQNQLVKDWVSSCSSALDIPVINDFNKTIRKDGKLHEGVGFFSVSYNPDDGKRSSASVAYIHPILRGDESRSNLTILTEAWVSKVNVENGAATGVNVTLKNGQRITVKPRKGGEIILAAGAVDTPRLMLHSGLGPRGQLQSLGIPVVADLAGVGENLLDHPETIIMWELNKPVPQDQTTMDSDAGVFLRREGAATDVDDAADIMMHCYQIPFTLNTERLGYRTIKDRYAFCMTPNIPRPRSRGRLYLTSADPYVKPALDFRYFTDPEGYDAATFVAGIKAARKVAKQSPFKEWLKEEVAPGPGCTTDEQISEYARRAAHTVYHPAGTTKMGDTARDPYAVVDPELKVKGIKGLRIADAGVFPDMVSINPMLTVLAVGENAAELIAKSKGWKGDAAARL